In Sulfurihydrogenibium sp., the genomic stretch ATTTCAATCTTATAAGTAGATGGAGAAAGGTTAAGACTTTTGTTGCTTATCTATATGCATATGCTATTGGTTATAGCTTTTTTAGAAAAAGTAAACTATGGAGGTAATTTCTCACCCGACGTATAAGAAAAATCTAATTCCTATTAAATTTTCAGATAGAGAAGATAGTCAGTACACAAGACAATCAGATATATTGGAAGAAAAACTATCTCTTGTAGATAGGTTTGGTTTAAGACTTGGATTTTTTAGATTCGACAAAGAAAATTTTATAAAAACAGTAAAACATTATGCCACCATTTACAACATTAACATAGATGAAAAATTGCTGATAGAAAAAGCATTAGCCTATGCAACAGAATATGGAACTTATAGCGGAAGAACAGCATTAAACTTTATAAAGAGTCTGTAGGGAGTTTGTAGATTGAATATTGAGTATAAATTCTTTCTCTCTTATGCTCTTGTACTGATTTCAATGTACATCATCTACAAAGAGAAGA encodes the following:
- a CDS encoding DUF815 domain-containing protein translates to MEVISHPTYKKNLIPIKFSDREDSQYTRQSDILEEKLSLVDRFGLRLGFFRFDKENFIKTVKHYATIYNINIDEKLLIEKALAYATEYGTYSGRTALNFIKSL